A region from the Salicibibacter cibarius genome encodes:
- the hisIE gene encoding bifunctional phosphoribosyl-AMP cyclohydrolase/phosphoribosyl-ATP diphosphatase HisIE, whose translation MDEIIFDVDGLIPAVVQDMNSKEVLTVAYMNRESLNKTIDTKETWFYSRSRQTLWHKGETSGNVQQVSDIRYDCDRDALLVLVHPQGPACHRGTYSCFTESHYDGEVPQESGDLEILRSLAATIAERNHERPEGAYTTYLFEEGVDKILKKVGEEASEIIIAAKNRNGEELAWESADFIYHLLVLLEEQQLSLDHVLDTLRERHGK comes from the coding sequence ATGGATGAAATTATTTTTGATGTCGACGGATTAATACCTGCGGTCGTGCAAGATATGAACAGCAAGGAAGTGCTGACCGTGGCGTATATGAACCGGGAATCGCTAAATAAAACGATCGATACGAAGGAAACGTGGTTTTATAGCCGTTCGCGCCAAACCCTTTGGCATAAAGGCGAGACGTCCGGAAATGTGCAACAGGTGAGCGATATTCGTTATGATTGTGACCGCGATGCCCTCCTCGTGCTCGTGCACCCGCAAGGTCCGGCGTGTCATCGCGGAACGTACAGCTGTTTTACGGAAAGCCATTATGATGGAGAGGTACCGCAAGAATCAGGTGATCTCGAGATTTTGCGTAGCTTGGCTGCAACGATTGCAGAAAGGAATCACGAGCGTCCGGAGGGAGCGTACACCACCTATTTATTTGAAGAAGGCGTGGATAAAATTTTAAAAAAGGTCGGTGAAGAAGCTTCCGAAATAATTATAGCGGCAAAAAATCGGAACGGAGAAGAACTGGCGTGGGAGAGCGCCGATTTTATTTATCATCTACTCGTATTGCTTGAGGAACAGCAGTTGTCCCTCGACCATGTGTTGGATACGTTAAGGGAGCGGCATGGGAAGTAA
- the rpoN gene encoding RNA polymerase factor sigma-54 produces the protein MNLEMGLIQKQTMNLVMTQQLRQAISLLQYSTLELSEYIEEQALENPLLDVSESNRDEVIRDSPVLWNDREESSGEQGKEPFIDRLGNGRQGLTAHLIDQLRILDYDEETKEHLEYFIHNLNENGYLLVSEQEAAMELGITPDRFHESCSLLQQLDPIGVGARSLSECLLLQLQALPEEHPVVETIVSHYLQAFAEKKWKWLAEEMQITLEEIQDAHDFIQTLNPRPAQGFSESEAEYITPDVYIEKQNGAWTVVLNDDSLPRIRLNRQYRDLLQQKSNKETYEYAHSKYKQLVWLLKSIDQRQQTIRAVTEAIVEYQQSFLENGALRPMTLKHIAERADVHESTVSRTTNGKYVQTPRGCYELKAFFSKGVAGNDGEDVSATMVKQSIRCWIEQEDKQKPISDQKIADRFKQEEGVKISRRAIAKYRDELNIQASSKRKRFA, from the coding sequence ATGAATCTTGAAATGGGACTTATTCAAAAACAAACGATGAATCTCGTAATGACCCAGCAATTGCGACAGGCCATTTCTTTGTTGCAATACTCTACATTGGAATTATCTGAATATATAGAAGAACAAGCGTTAGAAAATCCATTGCTGGATGTCAGTGAATCGAACAGGGATGAAGTGATCCGGGATAGCCCTGTGCTTTGGAACGATCGTGAAGAAAGCAGTGGGGAACAGGGGAAAGAGCCCTTCATTGATCGTTTGGGAAATGGTCGGCAAGGTTTAACGGCTCATCTTATTGATCAACTTCGAATCCTTGATTATGACGAGGAGACCAAGGAACATCTGGAGTATTTTATCCATAATTTAAATGAAAACGGTTATTTACTTGTGAGTGAACAAGAGGCGGCAATGGAACTCGGCATCACCCCCGACCGTTTCCATGAATCATGCAGCCTTTTGCAACAGCTTGATCCTATTGGCGTAGGGGCGCGTTCGTTATCGGAATGCCTACTGTTACAATTGCAAGCGCTTCCCGAGGAGCACCCGGTAGTTGAAACGATTGTGTCCCATTATTTGCAAGCGTTTGCAGAGAAAAAATGGAAGTGGTTGGCGGAAGAAATGCAAATTACTCTCGAAGAAATACAAGATGCCCATGATTTTATCCAAACCCTTAATCCTCGCCCTGCCCAAGGGTTCAGTGAAAGTGAAGCGGAATATATCACGCCGGATGTCTATATAGAAAAACAAAATGGAGCGTGGACGGTCGTTTTAAATGATGATTCCTTGCCGAGGATTCGTTTGAATCGTCAATATCGAGATCTTCTTCAACAAAAAAGCAATAAAGAAACGTATGAATACGCTCATTCCAAATACAAACAACTCGTTTGGCTGTTGAAAAGCATTGACCAACGGCAACAAACAATTCGTGCCGTAACAGAAGCAATCGTTGAGTATCAGCAAAGTTTTTTGGAAAACGGCGCGTTGCGCCCAATGACGCTTAAACATATTGCGGAACGGGCAGACGTGCATGAATCGACGGTTTCACGCACGACGAACGGGAAGTATGTACAAACACCCCGCGGATGTTATGAGTTAAAAGCATTTTTCAGTAAAGGTGTTGCCGGCAATGACGGCGAAGACGTATCGGCAACGATGGTGAAACAATCCATCCGTTGTTGGATTGAGCAAGAGGATAAACAAAAACCAATCTCCGATCAGAAAATCGCCGATCGTTTTAAACAGGAAGAAGGGGTTAAAATCTCTCGGCGCGCGATCGCCAAATACCGTGATGAACTCAACATTCAGGCTTCATCCAAACGAAAACGTTTTGCATAA
- a CDS encoding sugar-binding transcriptional regulator has product MLDLLKWQKKLQPDILENLNRRFDILRFIRVSAPVGRRTIAAALQISERVLRSEVELFKEQNLLEVKSGGMDLTEEGRTLLDELGPSMQNISGRSRLEADLQQFLHIPHVIVTSGDSDGQPWVKKEMSRACVSEMIQTLRPDDVVAVAGGTTLATLAESVSPHPNLQQVTFVPARGGLGENVDLQSNTICAALARSANARYRLLHVPDQLSDLAYESLTQEPGIQELLSLIRSPRMVIHSVGDARTMATRRNADEKKLDRLKTLNAVAESFGYYFDGNGNVVQKEKTVGLQLDELGERQKVITMAGGASKAKAIIAYMTYRPSDLLITDEGAAEAIKAFNF; this is encoded by the coding sequence GTGCTTGATCTTCTAAAATGGCAAAAGAAACTACAGCCGGACATTTTGGAAAATTTAAATCGTCGTTTTGATATTCTGCGATTTATCCGTGTAAGTGCTCCGGTTGGCAGGCGAACGATTGCTGCAGCATTACAAATATCGGAACGTGTCCTTCGTAGCGAGGTGGAACTTTTCAAGGAACAAAACCTTTTGGAAGTGAAATCCGGAGGGATGGATTTGACGGAGGAGGGGCGTACGTTGCTTGATGAGTTGGGACCGAGCATGCAAAACATTTCCGGACGCTCGCGGTTGGAAGCTGATTTACAGCAATTCCTTCACATTCCGCACGTGATTGTGACGAGCGGCGACAGCGATGGCCAACCATGGGTGAAAAAAGAAATGAGTCGTGCCTGTGTCAGCGAGATGATTCAAACCCTCCGCCCCGACGATGTCGTTGCCGTGGCAGGCGGGACGACGCTCGCGACGTTGGCGGAATCCGTTTCTCCTCATCCCAACTTGCAACAGGTTACATTTGTTCCCGCTCGCGGAGGCCTTGGGGAAAATGTTGATTTGCAATCGAACACGATTTGCGCGGCGTTGGCGAGAAGTGCCAATGCCCGGTACCGATTATTGCATGTGCCCGATCAGTTAAGCGACCTCGCTTATGAATCGCTAACGCAAGAACCTGGGATTCAAGAACTGCTGAGCCTGATCCGTTCCCCGCGCATGGTTATCCATAGTGTAGGCGATGCCCGTACGATGGCTACGAGAAGAAATGCGGATGAAAAAAAACTTGATCGCTTAAAAACGTTAAACGCTGTCGCTGAAAGCTTCGGTTACTATTTTGATGGAAATGGAAACGTTGTTCAAAAGGAAAAAACAGTCGGCTTGCAACTTGATGAGCTTGGGGAAAGGCAAAAGGTCATCACCATGGCCGGCGGGGCGTCAAAAGCTAAAGCGATTATCGCCTACATGACGTACCGCCCAAGTGATTTGCTGATCACCGACGAAGGTGCGGCCGAGGCCATTAAAGCCTTTAATTTTTAA
- a CDS encoding NUDIX domain-containing protein, whose protein sequence is MRRVANCVLTHEDRVLLLQKPRRNWVVAPGGKMEDGETPLATVRREFMEETGIELLNPQLRAVSTIVIQERYAKVSEWMMFSFFANKHQGEMLEHSPEGRLFWEKETNVLSLPMALGDQDLFKHLLGKQGMLFGTFYYTPDYELLDVKLETV, encoded by the coding sequence ATGCGGCGTGTGGCAAACTGCGTGTTAACACATGAGGATCGGGTTTTATTGTTGCAAAAACCCAGAAGAAACTGGGTTGTCGCCCCCGGCGGGAAGATGGAGGACGGAGAAACCCCACTTGCCACCGTGCGCAGGGAGTTCATGGAAGAGACCGGAATAGAACTGCTGAACCCACAATTGCGGGCAGTTTCTACGATTGTCATTCAGGAAAGGTATGCGAAAGTTTCCGAGTGGATGATGTTTTCTTTTTTTGCGAATAAACATCAAGGGGAAATGTTGGAACATTCACCTGAAGGCAGACTATTTTGGGAAAAAGAAACGAATGTCCTTTCTTTGCCAATGGCCTTGGGGGATCAAGATTTATTCAAACATCTTTTGGGAAAACAAGGCATGTTGTTCGGTACATTTTATTACACACCTGATTACGAGTTGCTCGATGTAAAGCTCGAAACAGTGTGA
- a CDS encoding HPr family phosphocarrier protein, producing MIERDVTVNLKMGLQARPAALFVQEANRFHADINLIKGTHETNAKSIMGVMSLAVRNGTTIRISADGGDEEEAVKALAQFVSEE from the coding sequence ATGATCGAGCGTGACGTGACAGTGAATTTAAAAATGGGCTTGCAGGCGCGGCCGGCCGCCCTATTTGTGCAGGAAGCCAATCGCTTTCATGCGGATATCAACCTTATCAAAGGGACACATGAGACCAACGCCAAAAGCATTATGGGGGTAATGAGTCTTGCCGTTCGCAATGGAACAACGATTCGCATATCGGCAGATGGCGGTGATGAAGAAGAAGCAGTAAAAGCACTTGCGCAATTTGTAAGTGAGGAATGA
- a CDS encoding type II toxin-antitoxin system RelE family toxin, protein MTSEYRLIYHKTAVKFIAKLDKTSQERIATGLKGLSSIPPQGDIKKLKGHSDLYRLRIGGFRVIFNIDHQEHVVFIQAVGNRGDIYK, encoded by the coding sequence GTGACTTCGGAATACAGGTTGATTTACCATAAGACCGCAGTTAAATTCATTGCTAAATTAGATAAAACCTCCCAAGAAAGAATTGCAACTGGGTTAAAAGGACTTTCATCAATACCTCCTCAAGGAGATATTAAAAAGCTTAAAGGTCATTCGGATTTATACAGGTTAAGAATCGGGGGATTCCGAGTGATTTTTAATATTGACCACCAGGAGCATGTGGTTTTTATCCAAGCTGTTGGTAACCGTGGAGATATTTATAAATAG
- the gap gene encoding type I glyceraldehyde-3-phosphate dehydrogenase, with translation MTTKVGINGFGRIGRLVFRAAMENNDVEVVAINDLTDADMLAHLLKYDTVHGTLPEEVNVDGDDLIISGKKIHVSSEKDPANIGWNEHGVEIVVESTGRFTERDDAAKHLEGGAKKVLVSAPGKNVDQTFAMGVNDDDYSPEDHDVVSNASCTTNCLAPLAKALNDEFGVRRGFMTTVHSYTNDQQILDLPHKDYRRARAAGENIIPTSTGAAKAVALVLPELEGRLNGNAIRVPTPNVSLVDFVAELDRDVTADEVNASMKKLAETTMKGIIGYSEEPLVSSDYNGNDHSATIDAQSTLTMEGNMVKVVAWYDNEFGYSSRVVDLVAHMAQKGL, from the coding sequence GTGACAACAAAAGTAGGAATCAATGGATTTGGCAGAATCGGACGTTTGGTGTTTCGGGCAGCGATGGAAAATAACGACGTTGAAGTCGTTGCCATCAATGACCTGACAGACGCGGACATGCTTGCCCATTTGCTAAAGTATGACACCGTGCATGGAACACTTCCGGAAGAGGTGAATGTTGACGGGGATGACCTTATTATTTCAGGGAAAAAAATTCATGTATCATCTGAAAAAGACCCGGCAAACATCGGCTGGAACGAGCACGGCGTTGAAATCGTCGTGGAATCGACAGGCCGTTTTACCGAACGTGACGATGCGGCAAAACACCTGGAAGGAGGCGCGAAAAAAGTTCTCGTCTCGGCTCCGGGTAAAAATGTAGACCAAACGTTTGCTATGGGGGTTAATGACGACGATTATTCCCCTGAGGATCACGACGTTGTCTCGAATGCTTCATGCACGACGAATTGCCTCGCGCCACTCGCGAAAGCCTTAAATGATGAATTTGGGGTTCGCCGAGGTTTTATGACTACCGTTCATTCGTATACAAATGACCAGCAAATCTTGGATTTGCCGCATAAAGATTATCGTCGCGCGCGGGCTGCCGGCGAGAACATCATTCCAACTTCAACCGGAGCCGCCAAAGCTGTCGCTCTCGTCCTCCCTGAACTGGAAGGGCGACTGAACGGGAACGCGATTCGTGTTCCGACGCCAAACGTGTCTCTTGTTGATTTTGTCGCGGAATTGGACCGCGATGTGACAGCTGATGAAGTGAACGCTTCAATGAAAAAATTAGCGGAAACGACGATGAAAGGCATTATCGGCTATAGTGAAGAACCGCTCGTTTCCAGTGACTATAACGGCAACGATCATTCCGCCACGATAGATGCCCAGTCAACGTTAACGATGGAAGGAAACATGGTCAAAGTCGTTGCCTGGTATGATAATGAATTCGGATATTCCAGCCGTGTCGTAGATTTGGTCGCGCATATGGCACAAAAAGGGTTATAA
- the trxB gene encoding thioredoxin-disulfide reductase, with protein MSGETDTIYDVIIAGAGPAGMTAAVYTSRAEMKTLMLERGIPGGQVANTEDVENYPGYSHILGPDLSNKMFEHARKFGAEYAYGDIKKIEDDGAYKTIHAGNKTYKARAVIVATGAEYKQLGIPGEKELGGRGVSYCAVCDGAFFRDKEIIVVGGGDSAVEEAVYLTRFAKKVTVVHRRDELRAQKILQQRAFVNEQIDFKWDHVVKEIHDTDGKVSNVTLVNVNTGEEYDFQTEGVFVYIGLLPLNNAVNDLGITNEEGYIVTNEEMETDRSGIFAAGDIREKTLRQIVTATGDGSLAAQNAQSYVEELEKTVEA; from the coding sequence ATGTCAGGAGAAACAGATACCATCTATGATGTCATTATTGCCGGGGCGGGTCCCGCGGGCATGACTGCTGCAGTGTACACATCTCGCGCAGAAATGAAAACATTAATGCTTGAGCGGGGGATTCCCGGCGGGCAGGTGGCAAACACGGAGGATGTGGAAAACTACCCTGGGTATTCGCACATTCTCGGTCCCGATTTATCGAATAAAATGTTTGAGCATGCACGTAAATTCGGTGCTGAGTATGCCTACGGGGATATTAAAAAGATCGAAGACGACGGCGCATATAAAACGATCCATGCCGGGAATAAAACGTACAAAGCACGCGCGGTGATCGTTGCTACAGGGGCGGAATATAAACAACTGGGCATCCCAGGGGAAAAAGAACTCGGCGGCCGCGGGGTCTCCTATTGTGCCGTATGTGACGGTGCATTTTTCCGGGATAAAGAAATTATCGTCGTTGGCGGCGGGGACTCCGCTGTTGAAGAAGCCGTGTATCTCACACGTTTCGCCAAAAAGGTGACGGTCGTGCATCGCCGTGATGAACTGCGTGCACAGAAAATTCTTCAACAACGGGCGTTTGTCAATGAGCAAATTGATTTTAAATGGGATCATGTTGTCAAAGAAATCCATGATACGGATGGAAAAGTGAGCAATGTCACCCTCGTCAATGTGAATACCGGAGAAGAATATGATTTCCAAACCGAGGGCGTTTTCGTCTATATCGGTTTGCTCCCGCTCAATAATGCCGTGAACGATTTGGGAATTACGAACGAAGAAGGCTATATCGTCACGAACGAAGAAATGGAAACCGATCGTTCCGGCATTTTTGCAGCAGGTGACATTCGCGAAAAAACGTTGCGGCAAATTGTGACAGCAACCGGCGATGGCAGTTTGGCGGCGCAAAACGCACAGTCTTATGTCGAAGAATTGGAGAAGACGGTAGAGGCATAA
- a CDS encoding tetratricopeptide repeat protein: MGRLIPYLQNPEYFFDRGIAFYKNKEWNRSIRYLKRAIELRPLEGVFHCQLAAILSDMGEHERSNETLLHILDHIDETMYDCYYFLANNYAFLGLFDKAKEAALQYLSSSPDGEFVEDAQELLELVKLDGDEDFFADEYKEKPAFPDDFILQYERAGRFINEGNYEKAERLLKGLMMDYPAHYASYNQYARALHLQGRSDEAMHCLRSLLEEVMYVPALCQLTLLLKDQRMDREVEPLKKKLRQLTPLNKGHMHKLAATLCRLGEYEQALVLFHFLQKHSPPETGGTFFYRYGVAAFHCGYNKKSKKAWKLARDHGDHKAATLLKTWQTRALKSDEVQCEQLHDLSFGLD, encoded by the coding sequence ATGGGGCGATTGATCCCTTATCTTCAAAACCCGGAATATTTTTTTGACCGGGGAATCGCGTTTTATAAAAATAAAGAGTGGAATCGCTCGATCCGTTATTTGAAGCGGGCGATTGAATTAAGGCCCCTGGAAGGGGTTTTTCATTGTCAACTTGCAGCTATATTATCCGACATGGGTGAGCATGAGCGCTCCAATGAGACCCTTTTACACATCTTGGACCATATAGATGAGACCATGTATGATTGTTATTATTTTCTCGCCAACAACTATGCTTTTCTCGGACTTTTCGATAAAGCAAAGGAAGCGGCGCTGCAATATTTGTCCTCCTCGCCTGATGGGGAGTTTGTGGAAGATGCGCAAGAGTTGCTTGAGCTGGTAAAACTTGATGGGGATGAAGATTTTTTTGCCGATGAATATAAAGAGAAGCCGGCCTTCCCCGATGACTTTATTTTACAATACGAGCGTGCCGGGCGCTTCATCAACGAGGGAAATTATGAAAAAGCAGAGCGTTTGCTCAAAGGATTAATGATGGATTATCCCGCCCATTATGCTTCCTACAATCAATACGCGAGAGCCCTCCATCTTCAAGGGCGCAGTGATGAGGCGATGCATTGCTTGCGTTCCCTGTTGGAGGAAGTGATGTATGTGCCTGCCCTTTGCCAGTTGACGTTATTGCTAAAAGATCAGCGTATGGACCGGGAAGTTGAACCGCTGAAAAAGAAACTTAGGCAGTTAACGCCATTGAATAAAGGCCATATGCATAAATTGGCAGCGACGCTTTGTCGGCTCGGGGAATACGAGCAAGCGCTTGTATTGTTTCATTTTTTACAAAAACACAGTCCGCCGGAAACAGGAGGTACATTTTTTTATCGTTACGGAGTGGCCGCTTTTCATTGCGGGTACAATAAAAAAAGCAAAAAAGCCTGGAAGCTTGCGCGTGATCACGGCGATCACAAAGCAGCAACGCTATTAAAAACATGGCAAACACGCGCCCTGAAAAGCGATGAAGTACAGTGTGAGCAGCTACACGATTTATCGTTCGGATTGGACTGA
- the rapZ gene encoding RNase adapter RapZ, whose protein sequence is MSGAGKTVTVQSLEDLGFFCIDNLPPALIPKLLDLVEGGSMNRVALVMDLRGREFFEQVFSSVSMLGDKPNLHTHILFLDAEDSKLVQRFKETRRSHPLAPAGPLLEGIKEERQILDEIKGRARHHIDTTTLTPRELRAEINKLFTAPEELTFNVHFMSFGFKRGVPIDADLVFDVRFLPNPHYIERMRPLTGMDSDVAEYVMKWADTKEFLAKLEDMLTFLLPLYKQEGKSQVIIAIGCTGGNHRSVTLVEHLADVYSKHYLVYKSHREHKDRGETS, encoded by the coding sequence ATGTCGGGAGCGGGAAAAACGGTCACCGTGCAAAGCCTTGAAGATCTCGGTTTTTTTTGCATCGATAATTTGCCGCCGGCTTTGATTCCGAAATTGTTGGATCTTGTGGAAGGCGGGTCGATGAACCGTGTCGCGCTCGTCATGGATTTACGGGGCCGGGAATTTTTTGAACAAGTGTTTTCGTCGGTGAGCATGCTTGGAGATAAGCCGAATTTGCACACACATATTTTATTTCTCGACGCAGAGGACAGCAAGCTTGTGCAGCGATTTAAAGAAACAAGGCGTTCACATCCGCTTGCTCCGGCCGGACCACTGTTGGAAGGCATCAAAGAAGAACGGCAAATACTGGATGAGATCAAGGGCAGGGCTCGTCACCATATTGATACGACAACGCTAACCCCTCGAGAGCTACGCGCGGAAATTAACAAATTATTCACCGCTCCCGAGGAATTGACCTTTAACGTGCATTTCATGTCCTTTGGGTTTAAACGCGGGGTTCCGATTGATGCCGATCTTGTTTTTGATGTCCGTTTTTTGCCGAACCCTCATTATATTGAGCGGATGCGTCCGTTAACAGGGATGGATTCGGACGTGGCTGAATATGTAATGAAGTGGGCGGATACGAAGGAATTTCTCGCGAAGCTGGAAGACATGCTTACCTTTCTGTTGCCGCTTTATAAGCAAGAGGGAAAGAGCCAAGTGATCATCGCGATTGGTTGTACCGGCGGGAATCACCGTTCCGTTACACTTGTGGAGCATCTTGCTGATGTTTATTCCAAGCATTACTTGGTGTATAAAAGCCATCGCGAACATAAGGACAGGGGAGAAACAAGCTAG
- the clpP gene encoding ATP-dependent Clp endopeptidase proteolytic subunit ClpP yields the protein MHLIPTVIEQTNRGERAYDIYSRLLKDRIVMLGSGIDDNVANTIVAQLLFLQAEDPDKDISLYINSPGGSISAGMAIYDTMQYITPKVSTICIGMAASMGAFLLNAGEMGQRFALPNSEIMIHQPLGGTQGQASDIEIHARRILEMRERLNNIFAERTGQPLEVIQRDTDRDNFMTAQEAQEYGLIDRIFDKNEGTEK from the coding sequence ATGCATCTAATACCAACAGTTATTGAACAAACGAACCGCGGAGAGCGTGCTTATGACATTTATTCGCGACTGTTAAAAGACCGTATCGTTATGCTCGGATCAGGCATCGATGACAATGTAGCCAATACAATCGTCGCGCAATTGCTTTTCCTCCAAGCGGAAGATCCGGACAAAGATATCTCCCTTTATATTAACAGTCCCGGAGGGTCCATTTCCGCAGGCATGGCCATTTACGATACGATGCAGTACATTACGCCGAAGGTTTCGACCATTTGCATCGGCATGGCTGCTTCCATGGGCGCTTTCTTGCTCAATGCAGGAGAGATGGGCCAACGTTTTGCCCTCCCGAACAGTGAAATTATGATTCACCAACCGCTCGGAGGAACACAAGGGCAAGCATCCGATATTGAAATTCATGCACGTCGCATTCTGGAAATGCGGGAGAGGTTGAACAATATCTTCGCCGAGCGAACAGGCCAACCGCTCGAAGTCATCCAACGCGACACAGACCGTGATAACTTCATGACTGCACAGGAAGCACAAGAATATGGGCTCATTGACCGTATCTTCGATAAGAATGAAGGCACGGAAAAATAA
- a CDS encoding gluconeogenesis factor YvcK family protein, translated as MTNGKKIVVIGGGTGLSVLLRGLKTYPIDLSAIVTVADDGGSSGRLRKELNVPPPGDVRNVLVALAEVEPLIERLFQHRFENGEGLTGHSLGNLLIAGMTSITGDFARGISELSAVLNVRGTVLPASNNSIELVAKMTDGSVVRGESNIPKAGKKIDEMFLDPAFPEALPASVQAIRQADKIIMGPGSLYTSVLPNLLVPGIAKEISQSSADKIYICNVMTQSGETDGFTASDHIKALHAHIGGSMIEQIFVHDGTISPEMIERYAEEGSEAVVYDEDYLKALGLNVVQDDFIHTDSPVLRHNADKIARMILEG; from the coding sequence GTGACGAATGGAAAGAAAATAGTTGTTATCGGAGGCGGTACGGGATTGTCCGTTTTATTGCGAGGGTTAAAAACCTATCCCATTGATCTATCGGCAATCGTTACCGTGGCCGATGACGGAGGAAGTTCCGGACGGTTACGCAAGGAGTTAAATGTGCCACCGCCCGGAGATGTTCGGAACGTGCTCGTGGCACTGGCGGAAGTTGAACCATTAATTGAACGTTTATTTCAGCATCGCTTTGAAAATGGAGAAGGGCTTACCGGGCATTCGCTCGGCAACTTGCTGATTGCAGGCATGACGTCCATCACCGGTGATTTTGCACGTGGCATCAGCGAGCTCAGCGCTGTGCTCAACGTACGCGGTACGGTGCTGCCCGCGTCCAATAACAGCATTGAACTTGTGGCAAAAATGACCGATGGCAGTGTCGTTCGGGGAGAGTCCAATATTCCGAAGGCAGGGAAAAAAATCGATGAAATGTTCCTCGACCCGGCATTCCCCGAGGCATTGCCGGCGAGCGTTCAGGCGATTCGACAAGCAGATAAAATTATTATGGGGCCAGGGAGTTTATATACCAGTGTGTTGCCCAATTTGCTCGTTCCCGGCATTGCCAAAGAAATAAGCCAGTCGTCAGCGGATAAAATCTATATTTGCAATGTCATGACGCAAAGCGGGGAAACGGATGGATTTACAGCTTCCGATCATATTAAGGCACTTCATGCCCATATCGGAGGATCAATGATTGAGCAAATTTTTGTCCATGATGGAACGATTTCACCGGAAATGATCGAACGATATGCCGAGGAAGGTTCGGAGGCTGTGGTTTATGATGAAGACTATTTAAAAGCCCTTGGCTTGAATGTGGTCCAAGATGATTTTATTCATACGGACAGTCCGGTGTTACGCCATAATGCCGACAAAATTGCCCGAATGATTCTCGAAGGTTAA
- the whiA gene encoding DNA-binding protein WhiA has protein sequence MTKKELTQIRADDCCVKAELSALIQMTGTLNVSESRATLDITTENAAIARRFYTLLKQRYENMKAELVVRKKMRLKKNNIYIVRVYRLVKEILADTNLTANGHTFAQSISEHTFENHCCKRAYLRGAFLAGGSVNHPETSSYHLELFSYYKEHNRSLLALMSTFDLDARVLERKKGYIVYIKESEKIAEFLNIIGAHQALLYFEDVRIVKDMRNSVNRLVNCETANLNKTVGAALRQVENIELVAREIGLESLPSKVREMAELRVKHQDVTLKELGEMAESGKVSKSGVNHRLRKIDELAERIRNRESLPQG, from the coding sequence ATGACGAAAAAAGAACTCACACAGATCCGTGCAGATGATTGCTGTGTAAAAGCGGAACTTTCCGCACTCATCCAAATGACCGGTACCCTTAATGTTTCGGAATCGCGTGCGACGTTGGATATAACAACCGAAAACGCAGCAATTGCACGAAGGTTTTATACGCTTTTGAAGCAGCGATATGAAAACATGAAGGCCGAACTCGTCGTTCGTAAAAAAATGCGATTAAAGAAGAACAATATTTACATCGTTCGCGTGTACCGGCTGGTAAAAGAAATTTTGGCTGATACAAATTTGACGGCCAACGGGCATACATTCGCGCAGTCGATTTCAGAACATACATTTGAGAATCATTGTTGCAAAAGAGCGTATTTACGGGGAGCTTTTCTCGCGGGTGGATCCGTCAATCATCCGGAGACGTCCTCCTATCATTTGGAATTGTTTTCTTATTATAAAGAACACAATCGGTCGCTTTTGGCGTTAATGTCGACGTTTGATCTGGATGCCCGTGTACTGGAGAGAAAAAAAGGGTATATTGTTTACATTAAGGAAAGCGAGAAAATCGCCGAATTTCTCAATATTATCGGCGCTCATCAAGCACTGCTCTATTTTGAAGATGTTCGGATTGTGAAAGACATGCGTAACTCTGTCAATCGACTCGTGAACTGCGAGACGGCAAATTTGAACAAAACGGTAGGGGCTGCCTTGCGGCAAGTGGAAAATATAGAGCTTGTCGCGCGAGAAATCGGTTTGGAAAGTTTGCCTTCCAAAGTTCGTGAAATGGCCGAACTTCGTGTGAAGCACCAGGATGTTACCTTAAAGGAACTAGGTGAAATGGCAGAGAGTGGAAAGGTGAGCAAATCCGGGGTCAATCATCGTTTGCGAAAAATCGATGAATTGGCTGAAAGAATCCGCAATCGCGAATCGTTGCCGCAAGGATGA